The following proteins are encoded in a genomic region of Desulfuromonadales bacterium:
- the ligA gene encoding NAD-dependent DNA ligase LigA, translating into MTKEQARSRHAELCSELHRHNHLYYVLDRPEISDAEYDRLFRELLELEQTFPELVSPDSPSQRVGAPPLEKFEQVHHSLPMLSLNNRKSEGEFREFDGQVHRFLSVPADAAIEYVCEMKMDGVAVELVYRDGRLVNGSTRGDGTVGEKILENLKTIPAIPLVLRPPFPALLEVRGEVYIDTAEFQRWNRELEESGQATFANPRNAAAGSLRQLDSHVTALRPLNIFCYGVGLVEGALPERHSELLQALQSWGLRVNLDGSKVVSGTEGVLEYYGELLRRRDNLPFEIDGVVVKVNRLAWQTDLGEVSRRPRWAVAFKFPPRQAETVLLEVQLQVGRTGAITPVAILRPVEISGVTVSRASLHNWDEIARLGVRVGDRVVVERAGDVIPDVVEALTAKRTGEEQEIPLPEHCPACGGNVKKEQNEVIPRCQNQACPAKIKESIRHFASRNAMDIDGLGDRYIDQLLNLGLVRDVADLYSLTTEDFFRFERMGDKLAANLLNAIEKSKSRPLHKFIYALGIRNVGEHTAKILASQFGTLENLLRANFDELKTLYEIGPIVAKSIVDFFQSDENTNVIHKLLARGVSPAGGVRRAGGPLTGKTFVFTGTMPTLGRKEGQEMVERLGGRAAGSVSRKTDYVVAGEEAGSKLDKARELGISILNEEEFRRLLEKEGGQ; encoded by the coding sequence ATGACCAAAGAGCAAGCCAGAAGTCGTCATGCCGAGCTGTGCAGCGAATTGCACCGCCACAATCACCTCTATTACGTTCTCGACCGGCCAGAGATCTCTGACGCCGAATACGATCGGCTTTTCCGCGAACTGCTCGAACTGGAGCAAACCTTCCCCGAGCTGGTCTCCCCTGACTCTCCCTCGCAGCGGGTCGGCGCCCCGCCGCTGGAGAAATTCGAGCAGGTCCATCACTCCCTGCCGATGCTCTCCCTTAACAACCGCAAGAGCGAGGGAGAATTCCGCGAGTTCGACGGCCAGGTTCACCGCTTTCTTTCCGTGCCGGCCGATGCGGCGATCGAATACGTCTGCGAGATGAAGATGGACGGCGTGGCGGTCGAACTGGTCTACCGCGACGGCCGCCTGGTTAACGGCTCCACCCGTGGCGATGGAACGGTCGGCGAAAAAATCCTCGAAAATCTGAAAACCATCCCAGCCATCCCGCTGGTGCTGCGCCCCCCCTTTCCGGCACTGCTGGAGGTGCGAGGCGAGGTCTACATCGACACCGCCGAGTTCCAGCGCTGGAATCGCGAACTGGAGGAAAGCGGCCAGGCCACCTTCGCCAACCCGCGCAATGCCGCCGCCGGCAGCCTGCGCCAGCTCGATTCGCACGTGACCGCTCTCCGCCCCCTGAACATATTCTGCTACGGGGTAGGCCTCGTGGAAGGCGCCCTGCCCGAGCGCCACAGCGAACTGCTCCAGGCTTTGCAGTCCTGGGGCCTGCGGGTCAACCTGGACGGGAGCAAGGTGGTCAGCGGCACAGAGGGCGTCCTCGAATATTACGGTGAGCTCCTGCGGCGCCGGGACAATCTTCCCTTTGAAATCGACGGCGTCGTGGTGAAGGTCAACCGGCTCGCCTGGCAGACGGACCTGGGTGAAGTCTCCCGGCGTCCGCGCTGGGCGGTCGCCTTCAAGTTCCCCCCGCGCCAGGCGGAAACCGTCCTGCTGGAGGTCCAGCTGCAGGTAGGGCGAACCGGAGCGATCACCCCGGTGGCGATTCTGCGCCCCGTTGAGATCTCCGGCGTCACCGTCTCGCGCGCCAGCCTGCACAACTGGGACGAGATCGCCCGGCTCGGGGTGAGAGTCGGTGACCGGGTGGTGGTGGAGCGGGCGGGCGACGTCATCCCTGACGTGGTCGAGGCGCTGACCGCAAAGCGTACCGGCGAGGAGCAGGAGATCCCGCTGCCCGAACACTGTCCCGCATGCGGGGGGAACGTCAAAAAAGAGCAGAACGAAGTAATTCCCCGCTGCCAAAACCAGGCGTGCCCGGCGAAGATCAAGGAATCCATCCGCCATTTCGCCTCCAGAAACGCCATGGACATCGACGGGCTCGGAGACAGGTATATCGATCAGCTGTTGAATCTCGGTCTGGTCAGGGACGTCGCTGATCTATATTCGCTGACGACGGAAGATTTTTTCAGGTTTGAGCGCATGGGCGACAAACTCGCTGCAAACCTGCTGAATGCCATTGAAAAAAGCAAATCCAGGCCTCTCCACAAATTCATTTATGCCCTTGGCATCCGGAATGTCGGCGAGCATACCGCCAAAATCCTGGCCTCCCAGTTCGGGACGCTGGAAAATCTGTTGCGGGCAAATTTCGATGAACTGAAAACCCTGTACGAAATTGGCCCAATCGTCGCCAAAAGCATCGTCGATTTTTTCCAGTCGGATGAAAACACCAACGTGATTCACAAGCTGCTGGCCCGTGGAGTTTCACCTGCCGGGGGCGTGCGCCGCGCGGGCGGACCCCTTACCGGCAAAACCTTCGTCTTCACCGGTACGATGCCAACCCTCGGACGCAAGGAGGGGCAGGAGATGGTCGAGCGACTGGGGGGCCGGGCGGCCGGCTCGGTGAGCAGGAAGACCGACTACGTGGTTGCCGGCGAAGAAGCAGGGAGCAAGCTGGACAAGGCCCGGGAACTGGGCATCAGCATACTCAACGAAGAGGAGTTCCGGCGATTGCTGGAAAAGGAGGGTGGCCAATGA
- a CDS encoding cell division protein FtsL — translation MAGVIARNIPRIHGIPLQQPRLFPLLVFVAVLMGISIFFVWSRLQVVNLEYDISSLEGRLRSMQQESRRLTLEAASLRHPGRIEQVALTELGLRLPTLAQVVTVD, via the coding sequence ATGGCCGGCGTCATAGCAAGAAACATCCCCCGGATCCACGGCATTCCCCTGCAGCAACCGAGGCTCTTTCCTCTTCTGGTCTTTGTTGCCGTGCTGATGGGAATTTCCATCTTCTTCGTCTGGTCCCGCCTGCAGGTGGTCAATCTCGAATATGACATCTCGAGCCTTGAAGGGCGCCTGCGCTCGATGCAGCAGGAGAGCCGGCGACTCACCCTGGAAGCGGCCAGCCTGCGTCACCCCGGCCGCATCGAGCAGGTCGCCCTCACTGAGCTGGGGCTGCGGCTGCCGACTCTTGCCCAGGTAGTCACTGTCGATTAA
- a CDS encoding penicillin-binding transpeptidase domain-containing protein yields MDRPEKWTRLRIRLVGIGFVVAFILIGVRAFHLQVLNQEEWRKRAERQHQKVIPLAPQRGTIYDHNGEELAVSVEVDSIYIEPTKVTEPARAASALASTLSLQPAAVRAKLESKRGFLWLKRQVTPRESEQVRALGFDGVNFIREHRRFYPNSEIGAQVIGFTGLDPEGLEGIELKYDSVILGQGGYLVTERDALGRGIGSSGPVIKGEARGSDVYLTIDKNLQYIAEKELAAGVRKARAKAGTVVVLDPGTGKVLAMASQPDYNPNAFNRYRPSQWRNRSLCDTFEPGSTFKLFLLAAALNEGVVRLNQTIDCEQGSFKVGGKVIRDHHPHGRLTVAEILKVSSNIGFAKIGKTLERERFHRYITDFGFGARTGIDLPGEVTGLVRKPSQWFEIDLAAISFGQGVTVTPLQLAAATAAIANGGNLMAPYVVERVVNSYGETQEQNEPRVVRRVVSADVARQVRELMSMTTEEGGTGTLATVPGFRVAGKTGTAQKADPVTGGYSVDKRVSSFVGFVPAEAPRLVILVVMDEPDGEVYGGLVAAPVFSRLASQALQYLKVKPTLPVEETPLPTIEQVKAMLEADAEASAAVAKAETESENEAGRDGEAGVESVTGDEGLPAEVTTAPLMPNCIGMSYRQVVQEMVRTGINIKLGGTGRVVDQSPAAGQPISYGNEVWVRLEPPS; encoded by the coding sequence ATGGACCGGCCGGAGAAGTGGACTCGACTCCGCATCCGACTGGTAGGGATCGGCTTTGTTGTCGCCTTCATTCTGATCGGCGTGCGGGCCTTTCATCTCCAGGTGCTGAACCAGGAAGAGTGGCGGAAACGGGCTGAGCGGCAGCATCAGAAAGTCATTCCGCTGGCCCCCCAGCGGGGAACCATCTATGATCACAACGGCGAGGAGCTGGCAGTGAGCGTCGAGGTCGATTCCATCTATATCGAGCCGACCAAAGTCACCGAGCCGGCGCGAGCGGCCAGTGCACTCGCCTCGACTCTCTCGCTCCAGCCAGCGGCGGTCAGGGCCAAACTCGAATCCAAACGCGGCTTCCTCTGGCTCAAACGCCAGGTAACCCCGCGCGAAAGCGAGCAGGTTCGGGCGCTCGGCTTCGACGGGGTGAATTTCATCCGCGAGCATCGACGGTTTTACCCCAATTCGGAAATCGGCGCCCAGGTCATCGGCTTCACCGGCCTCGACCCTGAGGGTCTCGAGGGAATCGAATTGAAGTACGATTCGGTGATTCTGGGACAGGGCGGCTATCTGGTGACCGAACGCGACGCCTTGGGCCGGGGTATCGGCTCGAGCGGCCCGGTGATCAAGGGCGAGGCGCGCGGCAGTGACGTTTACCTGACCATCGACAAGAACCTGCAATATATTGCTGAAAAAGAGTTGGCCGCCGGCGTGCGCAAAGCCAGGGCCAAGGCCGGCACGGTGGTGGTGCTCGATCCCGGAACCGGCAAGGTGCTGGCCATGGCCAGCCAGCCCGACTACAATCCCAACGCTTTCAACCGCTACCGTCCCAGCCAGTGGCGAAACCGCTCCCTCTGCGACACTTTCGAGCCCGGGTCCACCTTCAAGCTGTTTCTCCTCGCCGCCGCTCTCAATGAGGGGGTGGTCCGACTGAATCAGACGATAGACTGCGAGCAGGGATCCTTCAAGGTCGGCGGCAAGGTGATTCGCGACCATCACCCCCATGGCCGGCTGACAGTGGCGGAGATCCTCAAGGTCAGCTCCAATATCGGCTTCGCCAAGATCGGCAAGACTCTGGAGCGGGAACGTTTTCATCGCTACATCACCGATTTCGGCTTCGGCGCCAGGACCGGCATTGATCTGCCTGGCGAGGTGACCGGCCTGGTGCGCAAGCCGTCACAGTGGTTCGAGATCGATCTGGCCGCCATCTCCTTCGGCCAGGGTGTAACGGTAACCCCCCTGCAGCTTGCCGCCGCCACGGCTGCCATCGCCAACGGCGGCAATCTGATGGCCCCCTATGTAGTGGAACGGGTGGTCAACAGCTACGGTGAAACCCAGGAGCAGAACGAGCCCCGGGTCGTGCGCCGTGTAGTTTCTGCCGATGTCGCCCGCCAGGTGCGAGAACTGATGTCGATGACGACCGAAGAGGGGGGGACGGGTACTCTCGCTACCGTGCCGGGTTTCCGGGTGGCCGGCAAAACCGGGACGGCCCAGAAAGCCGATCCGGTGACCGGCGGCTATTCGGTTGACAAGCGCGTCTCCTCGTTCGTCGGTTTCGTTCCGGCCGAGGCGCCGCGCCTGGTGATCCTCGTCGTCATGGATGAGCCGGACGGCGAGGTCTATGGTGGTCTGGTGGCGGCACCGGTCTTTTCCCGGCTTGCGTCGCAGGCCCTGCAGTATCTGAAGGTGAAACCGACCCTGCCGGTTGAGGAAACCCCCCTGCCGACGATCGAGCAGGTTAAGGCGATGCTGGAGGCCGACGCAGAGGCGTCTGCGGCTGTCGCGAAAGCGGAGACTGAAAGTGAAAATGAGGCTGGACGCGACGGCGAAGCCGGAGTCGAAAGTGTAACTGGAGACGAAGGTTTGCCGGCGGAGGTAACCACCGCCCCGCTCATGCCCAATTGTATCGGCATGAGTTATCGGCAGGTTGTGCAGGAAATGGTGCGTACCGGCATCAACATCAAGTTGGGAGGTACCGGCCGCGTTGTTGATCAGTCCCCCGCCGCCGGCCAGCCGATCAGTTACGGCAACGAGGTTTGGGTCAGGCTGGAACCACCCAGTTAA
- a CDS encoding CNNM domain-containing protein, with product MPQDHLLHLLGLTILLALSAFFSGSETALMSLDRLRVKYLVQKKRPGAAHLEALLAQPDRLLGTILVGNNLVNIAASVFATTLLVQFFGDRGELLTILILTPILLIFSEISPKAYAARFPEKVSFAVLRPILGVLWLLTPVVWMVTAIPRVLNRLFGREEERPALSEDEIRSIITMGEETGVVAREQRRMLHGVFELSQIRVRDVMIPRTEVVGVEVNISFEDALQIARNSRHSRFPVYEGSLDSIIGIIHSKDILNYVGTPQAFDLRAIARPPYFVPDSKRIATLLQSFRRKRVHLAVVVDEYGGVEGIVTLEDIFEEIVGEIEDEYDVVEEALFREIAPGRYLVDGSASLRTINRRFGLQLSEEHANTLAGFLLRTMGTIPQEGDSCEANGTSFIVRKVVDRRIEEIEMVLAAPPEK from the coding sequence ATGCCGCAAGACCACCTGCTGCACCTGCTCGGCCTGACCATCCTGCTTGCTCTCTCCGCCTTCTTCTCCGGCTCGGAAACCGCCCTCATGTCGCTGGACCGGTTGCGGGTGAAGTATCTGGTGCAGAAGAAGCGCCCCGGCGCCGCCCATCTCGAAGCCCTGCTCGCCCAGCCCGACCGGCTGCTCGGCACCATCCTGGTCGGGAACAACCTGGTCAACATCGCCGCCTCGGTTTTCGCCACCACCCTCCTCGTCCAGTTTTTCGGCGACCGCGGCGAACTCCTCACCATCCTCATTCTAACCCCGATCCTGCTGATCTTCTCGGAGATCAGCCCCAAGGCCTACGCCGCCCGCTTTCCGGAGAAAGTCTCCTTTGCGGTGCTGCGCCCCATTCTCGGCGTCCTCTGGCTGCTGACCCCCGTAGTCTGGATGGTGACCGCCATCCCCCGGGTGTTGAACCGCCTCTTCGGGAGGGAAGAGGAGCGCCCGGCCCTCTCCGAGGACGAGATCCGCTCCATCATCACCATGGGGGAGGAGACCGGCGTCGTCGCCAGGGAGCAGCGCCGCATGCTGCACGGCGTCTTCGAACTCTCCCAGATCCGGGTCCGCGACGTGATGATTCCGCGCACCGAGGTGGTGGGAGTCGAGGTGAACATCTCCTTCGAAGATGCGCTGCAGATCGCCCGGAACTCCCGCCATTCACGCTTCCCGGTTTACGAGGGGAGCCTCGACAGCATCATCGGCATTATCCATTCCAAGGATATCCTCAACTACGTCGGCACGCCGCAAGCCTTCGACCTGCGCGCCATCGCCCGCCCGCCGTACTTCGTTCCCGACTCGAAGCGGATCGCAACCCTGCTGCAGTCCTTTCGCCGCAAGCGGGTCCACCTGGCGGTGGTGGTTGACGAATACGGCGGCGTCGAAGGGATCGTCACCCTGGAGGACATCTTCGAGGAGATTGTCGGCGAAATCGAGGACGAATACGACGTGGTGGAGGAGGCCCTCTTCCGCGAAATCGCCCCCGGCCGTTATCTGGTCGACGGCAGCGCCTCGCTGCGCACCATCAACCGCCGCTTCGGACTGCAGCTCTCCGAGGAGCATGCCAACACCCTGGCCGGATTCCTGCTGCGCACCATGGGGACCATCCCCCAGGAGGGGGACAGCTGCGAAGCGAACGGCACCTCTTTCATCGTCCGCAAGGTAGTCGACCGCCGCATCGAGGAGATCGAGATGGTGCTGGCTGCGCCGCCGGAAAAGTAA
- a CDS encoding UDP-N-acetylmuramoyl-L-alanyl-D-glutamate--2,6-diaminopimelate ligase — MKISALLKRIPVRRFSGSQDTEIAGLYYDSRRVSPGGAFFAVRGSAVDGHQFIDDALARGAVAIIMEEEHPLPAGVAGIVVDNARRAMALASSEFFGDPTAAMATVGVTGTNGKTTVTYLLESVLRVAGRHPAVLGTVNYRFGGAQLPAPHTTPESVDLLQTVAGFRAQGADSLVMEVSSHALDQLRVDGVHFAVGVFTNLTPEHLDYHGDMENYYASKRRFFTELLAVDGGRPVINIDDAYGARLAAELPSSLTCGLSAAALIRPREVHLSLAGIEGTIDTPEGPFTLRSPLLGLFNLQNLLCAAGAGLALGLAPDLIAEGLATATLVPGRLERVENDCGALVLVDYAHTGDALEKVLTTLRELSPKRIITVFGCGGDRDRRKRPIMGEVVARLSTLAVLTSDNPRTEDPLAILGEIQQGVLRVHPCEWSRQEAQSMRGNGFVTIPDRREAIEFAVTLLQPGDLLLVAGKGHEDYQIVGRERRHFDDREELRRALAGPEVTP; from the coding sequence ATGAAGATTTCAGCTCTGCTTAAAAGAATCCCTGTACGCCGTTTCTCGGGCTCCCAGGATACGGAAATCGCCGGTCTTTACTACGATTCGCGGCGGGTTTCCCCAGGTGGAGCCTTTTTTGCCGTGCGGGGAAGTGCCGTCGATGGACACCAGTTCATCGATGACGCCCTTGCCCGGGGTGCTGTAGCGATAATCATGGAAGAGGAACACCCGCTTCCCGCCGGGGTCGCCGGGATAGTGGTCGACAATGCCAGGCGAGCGATGGCCCTGGCGTCCTCTGAGTTTTTCGGCGACCCGACGGCGGCGATGGCGACGGTCGGTGTAACCGGGACCAACGGCAAGACCACGGTCACCTACCTGCTCGAGTCGGTCCTGCGGGTTGCCGGCCGCCACCCGGCGGTGCTTGGAACTGTGAACTACCGCTTTGGCGGCGCGCAGTTGCCGGCGCCTCATACCACCCCCGAGTCGGTGGACCTGTTGCAGACCGTAGCCGGATTCCGCGCGCAGGGGGCGGACAGCCTGGTCATGGAGGTTTCCTCCCATGCCCTCGACCAGCTGCGGGTGGACGGAGTTCATTTCGCCGTCGGGGTCTTCACCAATCTTACTCCCGAGCATCTGGACTACCACGGCGACATGGAGAATTACTACGCCAGCAAGCGCCGCTTCTTTACCGAGCTGCTCGCCGTCGACGGCGGCCGGCCGGTCATCAATATCGACGACGCCTACGGCGCCCGGCTGGCGGCGGAACTGCCGTCGAGCCTGACCTGCGGCCTGTCGGCAGCTGCCCTGATCCGGCCGCGGGAGGTGCATCTTTCGCTGGCCGGGATCGAGGGAACAATCGACACCCCGGAGGGGCCTTTTACCCTGCGTTCGCCTCTGCTGGGCCTGTTCAATCTGCAGAACCTGCTCTGCGCCGCGGGTGCCGGTCTGGCCCTGGGCCTTGCTCCGGACCTGATCGCTGAGGGTCTGGCCACCGCCACCCTCGTCCCCGGCCGGCTCGAGCGCGTCGAGAACGACTGCGGCGCACTCGTTCTGGTCGATTACGCGCATACCGGCGACGCCCTGGAAAAGGTGCTGACGACACTGCGCGAACTCTCCCCCAAACGGATCATCACCGTCTTCGGCTGCGGCGGTGACCGTGACCGGCGCAAGCGGCCGATCATGGGCGAAGTGGTTGCGCGACTCTCGACCCTGGCGGTGCTGACCTCCGACAACCCGCGAACTGAGGATCCGCTGGCCATCCTGGGGGAGATACAGCAGGGAGTGCTGCGAGTGCATCCCTGTGAATGGAGCCGGCAGGAGGCGCAGTCGATGCGTGGGAACGGTTTTGTCACCATCCCCGACCGCCGGGAAGCGATCGAATTTGCTGTTACCCTGCTGCAACCCGGCGACCTGTTGCTCGTCGCCGGCAAGGGGCATGAGGATTACCAGATCGTTGGCCGCGAACGGCGACACTTCGATGACCGTGAGGAATTGCGCCGGGCCTTGGCCGGGCCGGAGGTAACGCCATGA
- the rsmH gene encoding 16S rRNA (cytosine(1402)-N(4))-methyltransferase RsmH: MEAATFSHLSVLPEEVLALLDPVPGGIYLDGTVGGGGHARLILEASAPDGRLIGLDRDPSALRKAAEVLAPFGDRVVLRHRNFSEATGVLTELGINGLDGMLLDLGVSSHQLDEASRGFSFRGEAPLDMRMDPTHGPTAADLVNTAAAEELTRIFREYGEERWAGRIARRIVQVRQQHPLTTTRQLAELVRDTVPGGKAPARIHPATRVFQALRIQVNQELEHVSRGIAEAIVLLKPGGRLVVISFHSLEDRIVKRFFQEEAKGCICPPRLPACVCNHRPRLELLTRKGVRATDAEVEANPRARSAVLRAVRRI; the protein is encoded by the coding sequence GTGGAGGCCGCCACCTTCAGCCATCTTTCCGTCCTGCCTGAGGAAGTTCTGGCATTGCTCGACCCGGTGCCCGGCGGCATCTACCTCGATGGCACGGTGGGTGGCGGCGGGCATGCCCGGCTGATTCTCGAAGCATCGGCTCCCGATGGCCGGCTGATCGGACTTGACCGGGATCCCTCGGCGCTGCGCAAAGCTGCCGAGGTTCTTGCCCCATTCGGCGACCGGGTAGTGTTGCGACACCGGAATTTTTCCGAAGCCACCGGGGTGCTAACCGAACTCGGCATCAACGGTCTCGACGGTATGCTTCTCGATCTGGGCGTCTCCTCGCACCAGCTCGATGAGGCGAGCCGGGGGTTCTCCTTCCGTGGCGAAGCGCCGCTCGACATGCGCATGGACCCCACCCACGGACCGACCGCCGCCGACCTGGTCAATACCGCCGCCGCCGAAGAACTAACCCGCATCTTCCGTGAATATGGCGAGGAGCGCTGGGCCGGGCGCATCGCCCGACGGATCGTGCAGGTCAGGCAGCAGCACCCCTTGACCACGACCCGGCAACTGGCCGAACTGGTTCGCGATACGGTGCCGGGAGGCAAGGCCCCGGCCAGGATTCACCCGGCCACGCGGGTCTTCCAGGCCCTGCGGATTCAGGTCAACCAGGAACTGGAGCACGTCTCCCGGGGGATTGCGGAGGCCATCGTTCTTTTAAAGCCCGGCGGCAGGCTGGTTGTCATCAGCTTCCATTCCCTTGAAGACCGCATCGTCAAGCGGTTTTTCCAAGAGGAGGCCAAAGGGTGCATCTGTCCGCCTCGCCTCCCTGCCTGTGTCTGCAACCATCGCCCGCGCCTTGAGTTGTTGACCCGCAAGGGGGTACGGGCGACGGACGCCGAAGTGGAGGCCAACCCCCGGGCACGCAGCGCTGTACTTCGGGCGGTTCGCCGTATTTAG
- the mraZ gene encoding division/cell wall cluster transcriptional repressor MraZ, whose protein sequence is MSFQGEYINSIDPKGRASIPARFREVLVGAYGDERVVVTKNLEDGLTAYPVPVWEQIRERVEKSPPSPNKAAMVRVILAPATECTFDKQGRIQIPQALRTFAGLEKEIVVVGLIDKIELHSQVRYAEVSRRSQALLQADPQVVADFGF, encoded by the coding sequence ATGAGCTTCCAGGGCGAGTACATCAACAGCATCGACCCCAAGGGGCGGGCGAGCATTCCGGCCAGGTTCCGGGAGGTGCTCGTCGGCGCCTATGGCGACGAACGCGTGGTGGTGACCAAGAACCTGGAAGACGGTCTGACGGCCTACCCGGTGCCGGTCTGGGAACAGATCCGGGAGCGGGTCGAGAAGAGCCCCCCGAGCCCCAACAAGGCCGCGATGGTCCGCGTGATCCTCGCTCCGGCCACCGAATGCACCTTCGACAAGCAGGGCCGCATCCAGATCCCCCAGGCACTACGCACCTTCGCCGGGCTGGAGAAGGAAATCGTGGTCGTGGGCCTTATCGACAAGATCGAGCTTCACAGCCAGGTGCGCTACGCCGAGGTCAGCCGTCGTTCGCAGGCGCTGCTCCAGGCCGACCCGCAGGTGGTTGCCGATTTCGGGTTCTGA
- a CDS encoding acylphosphatase translates to MRPVRATVRIRGVVQGVNFRYFTRRTALEHHLTGWVRNLPDGDVEAVFEGRESDVRKVIEWCHDGPSGARVDEILIDWEDYRGEFNDFEVRR, encoded by the coding sequence ATGAGACCTGTAAGAGCGACGGTGCGCATCCGGGGGGTTGTTCAGGGGGTCAATTTCCGCTACTTCACCCGCCGCACCGCTCTGGAGCACCATCTCACCGGCTGGGTACGCAATTTGCCCGACGGCGATGTGGAAGCCGTCTTCGAAGGACGGGAATCGGACGTGCGCAAGGTGATCGAGTGGTGCCACGATGGGCCCAGCGGCGCCCGGGTCGACGAGATCCTTATCGATTGGGAAGACTATCGGGGGGAGTTCAACGATTTCGAAGTAAGGCGGTAG